A part of Fundulus heteroclitus isolate FHET01 chromosome 23, MU-UCD_Fhet_4.1, whole genome shotgun sequence genomic DNA contains:
- the LOC118557337 gene encoding uncharacterized protein LOC118557337, which translates to MSNLTILKTIQEDEGMYHCALTDWNENVWQGTYLLIRGHNVGKSNYRVVQSLTASDSLRAKDYVTLQCSVLSDLYSKKCSEDISVFWFRSNNSDTDIIFIDGNKTDRCQKKTDQTRCVYNFSKNVSSSDAGTYYCAVAACGEILFGNGTKLEAEPTADAELPVLVITVSCLIISLIINIVFMCLKTPRASCKDSEEGTSSQERRMNFSQQDNNTNEDGQDLNYAALHLSAGKARRGKKMNAAEDSVYSHIKI; encoded by the exons ATGAGCAACCTGACCATTTTGAAAACCATACAAGAAGATGAAGGAATGTATCACTGTGCTCTCACCGACTGGAATGAAAATGTTTGGCAAGGCACCTACTTGTTAATACGAG GACACAATGTTGGAAAATCAAACTACAGAGTCGTTCAGAGTTTGACGGCTTCAGATTCCCTACGTGCAAAGGATTATGTGACTCTACAGTGTTCTGTCCTCTCGGACTTATACAGCAAGAAGTGTTCAGAAGATATCAGTGTCTTCTGGTTCAGATCAAATAACTCTGACACAGATATCATCTTCATTGATGGGAACAAAACGGACAGATGTCAGAAGAAAACTGATCAGACTAGATGTGTATATAACTTCTCTAAGAACGTCAGCTCCTCTGATGCTGGGACTTACTACTGTGCCGTGGCCGCATGTGGAgagattttatttggaaatggaACCAAGCTTGAAGCTG AGCCAACAGCAGATGCTGAACTTCCTGTATTAGTGATAACTGTATCCTGTTTGATTATATCTCTGAtcataaatattgttttcatgtgtttaaaaactccAAGAGCATCATGCAAAGATTCTGAAG AAGGCACCTCGTCACAAGAAAGAAGGATGAACTTCAGTCAGCAAGATAATAATACT AATGAAGATGGGCAGGATCTAAACTATGCTGCGCTGCACTTGTCTGCTGGAAAAGCTAGAAGAGGGAAGAAAATGAATGCAGCGGAGGACAGTGTGTACTCCCATATTAAAATCTGA